GTCCATCTTTAATCGAGCACGCAACAAGGTACATGAATGCTATAAAGAAGGCTTGGTTGATTTCATACAAGGACTTGCACAAGCAAATTCAAGATTATGAACTCGTGTATATTGATGTTTTTAAACAAGAGAACGGGTTAGTTGTTTATCTGTGTTCCCTATTTTAGATGTAGCCCCATTTGTTCGATGTCATGTTTTATGtactcacacacacacactgttTTCGGCATTGATTGTGGCTACTTCGCTTTCATGTCTTTGGAGGTGTGGAATGGGAAAATTATTCCTGCCTTCACCCATGAGCAAGTACCGGCACTCAGAAATTTTTTGACATCGAGGTGGCTAAATCACACTCAAAATAGATGCAAAGAGTGGCGCTATCATTTGTTTGGCAACAGTTCGTGAGGTATCAACTGTCATCGTCTTCTTTTTTTTGTTGTGAGAGCATTTTTCAGTGTTGGTCTTAAATTGATGGTAACTAGTCGAAAGATGTAGTTTAGCATTTTCTTGGTTGGCACACTGGTTGTTTTTTAGTGTCTTGTCATCACACATAGAAGAAATTCAGTACCAGATGGTAACATATACCTTACATGGCTGCTATTTTCTTATATAAATAGGCTGATAACTAGTCTGTTCTCTCATTCTTTTTTGGTCATGAAATTTATCTGGTAACTTGCATCTTGTGTTGTTGATAACTAGTATGAATACAAGCTGATAGTTTTCAAAAAAAATAGGTGGAATAACTTTTTTCGATTACAGATAGTGTTGAAAACTCATTGTAGTGAAATGACACATGTAAAACTCATTGTAGGAAACTGAGGATAGCCCACAAATAACTTACTCAATATGTTTACGATAACTTTCACCACACAATTCTTAAAACTCCAGCCCACAAATCTGCTGATAACTTACATAAATATAGGTGTTATAATTCAGATTACATTTTTGCACTGATAACAATCAGCAAAATAATGAAGATAAGTTTCTTGTCCATTCATTTGTAGCGACGATCTTGTTTTCTCTTTCATTCATCTTGCTAGAGGTGACGTGCACCTGCGCTTGTCGTGGTGCACGCTGCCGCAAACACTGCACTTTCTTTGTTTTGCTGGTTTTGCAATGTCAAAGGGATGCTGATGCTTCTTTGTTTTCGGTCGTCCTTTCGTGACAGTCTTCGGAGGGTCTAGTATCGTTTTTGTGTTCGAGGAATGGGATGCAGCGGCTGGCATGTTGGCGCTAGCTTGTATTGTCACAGGGATGCTTGTTTGTCCCGTGTTTGGGTTGTCCATGTTAGGTATGCTTGTTTGCTGTTCGGCATGGACAGCTTCACTCGTTGCGACCACTGGAATAGAACATGGATCTTGTTGTGATTGGAACGATCCTCTAGCTTCTTCCTTGTCCTTTCTGGCCTTCTTACGTTGGCTTTTTGTTAGCGCGTCCATTTCTTCCTTGAAAGCATATAGGTGCTTCTTGGCCACCCTGGCCCCATCATCTGTGTGGCAAGCATCCTTGGCTGTTGCCTTGAAGTCCCTTAGTATTGATGTATATCGCATGACGTTTTTTCCCTCCTCTGGCATGCTCTTACTAACTGTTGGTTGTTCAAAATCAGGTTTGATTAGATCTTCCTGTTGatcccaagtccacctctttagAATATACTTCTCAGGTATCTCGTAGACCCCGATTTGGTCCATCACTCATAACACATGTGCGCAGAGTTTACCATCTCGctcaaacttgcagcaagtgcaTGAATATGCCCCTTCATCCTTGTTTGCTTGCACATGGTAGTCCATGTCCCCATATTTTGGTATGATTCCTCTGACTGAGCCAACCTTGAATGACCCATCTTGCAATGTGTCACATCTGTAGCCAGTTTTCACCTTCATCTCCATCTGGAATTTGGTGAAAATATTATGCGTGTAGAGGCCCTGCACCTGTAACTCGAGTGGGTTGAAGGAGTATGTTTCCACCTCTTTGTACAATGTTTCCAGGTGCTCTTTTGACACGCTCACCATCACCTTCTGCTGTATTGCAGTGTACTGTTTTGCAAATTCCACTAGCGAGTTATTTGGGTTGGCGTACTTCTTCAACACAGCGTTGAATCCCTCGCTCCTTGTCATTGTCTGCAAGAATGGGAAGAAGTCGTGCATGTAGTACACCGGGACCCAACATTCCCTATTTTCCCACAGCCAGTGGAAATGCTCTTGTCCATTTTCCCATGATCGTCCAGCATCTTCCACCATTTTTCCTCAAACTCCTCAACTGTGTTCAAAAACCAAGTAGATGGTAATTTCAGTGCACACATCATGGTAAATCTAATACACTTAACATGATAACTTGCTTTAGGGGACAGTATGTGGTAATTTCAGTGCACACCTCATGGTAATTCTAATACACTTAACATGATAACTTGCTTCAGGGGACAGTATGTGGTAATTTCAGTGCACACCTCATGGTAATTCTAATACACTTAACATGATAACACCTCATGGTACTCATATTCTCAACTACATAGTTATATGTGACCCAATCTCATATAACTCTTCCACTCCATGCAATAGTGAAAAAGATGGTAAGTCAACTACACATATCATGATAAGTTATGATGCACTTATCATGATAACTTCCTTCATGCAACACTAGGTGGTTGTAGTCGATGCAGATTTTGGGAACTATAACTACATGGCAAACATGCTAAAGTGGTCATGGTCACTTAAGAACATGAGTACTGGTAACTCTTTCACAACAGTCCAGTTTTTCACATGAAACCTTATTTTTGTCAATGTGGGAAAAATGTGTAATGTTGGTCATAATTTACTATAATTCAGCATGGTAACATTGGATATCACGGCACAATTATGTAGTTTGTGGCAATATGAGTAGAGTGTGTTGTGTGAAAATACAATACCATTCAAGCTGTTGTCAACACAATCTTTGAATGCTTTGTTCAGTGGTTCATCATCGGCCATTAACCTCCCAAGCTTCTCCTGTGCTTTCTTCATAATGTGCCCTGAGCTCCTCAAAGTATGCAATTGTTCTCCCCACGTCTGCATTACGGTACTCCTTGCGAAACTTGGCTCGCTGATTCGCAAGGTCCTGTGTTGTGTATGGTACATTCTCAGCATCACCATAGAACCATGAAATTAGTTGCATTTGCCTTGCGGTGTCTATGTTGCATTCATGTAGAATCCGTAAGAAATCTTGCTCGTCTTTGGGAATGTTCCTATGTGAGGCTAGAAATTTTGTCAGAGATGGATTTCTTATCAATGGATGGTTGTGGTTGTCATCAAAGCGTTCGACTCTCCACCACGCATCCTTGTGCGTAAGGTAAAGGTGGGCTGGACACTCAGACCTCTTAACTTTACGCCTTTTTCTCTTCTTCACGATGCCTTTTGGGTTCAGTACATCCTGcacctcctccttcttcttctttggcTTGCCGCCT
This sequence is a window from Aegilops tauschii subsp. strangulata cultivar AL8/78 chromosome 7, Aet v6.0, whole genome shotgun sequence. Protein-coding genes within it:
- the LOC141027237 gene encoding protein FAR-RED IMPAIRED RESPONSE 1-like, whose product is MVEDAGRSWENGQEHFHWLWENRECWVPVYYMHDFFPFLQTMTRSEGFNAVLKKYANPNNSLVEFAKQYTAIQQKVMVSVSKEHLETLYKEVETYSFNPLELQVQGLYTHNIFTKFQMEMKVKTGYRCDTLQDGSFKVGSVRGIIPKYGDMDYHVQANKDEGAYSCTCCKFERDGKLCAHVL